Below is a genomic region from Candidatus Methylomirabilota bacterium.
GTGCTCCGTGCACTGCTTGGCGCCGTTCGGCGAGCCCGTGTAGGCGACCGTGCAGCCCCAGTCCTCGACGCAGTAGACGCCGCTCGACATGATCTTGATCAGGTCGAGGTCGAAGCGGCGGTGGAACGCGAGCATGGCGTCGGCGAGGCCCTTGGGCGTGTGGTCCACGTCGGGCGCGTGACGCCAGAACGCGACGGGCGGGCGGTCCACAGGCGCACGGGCCAGCGCCGCGAGGACGCGTTCGCGCTTCGTCATGTGGCGCCCATCTTGCCACGGCGCGCGGCGCCGCGCACCGCGTCGGGGCCGCCCGATTTTCGCCCTTGCCTCCGTCAGCGCGTTCGTGCGATATGCGGTTGCGTGACGGGCTCCGCACGGACGCCTGCCGGCCCAAGGAGGCACCGATGACGCGCATCGTCGATCTGAGCATGACCGTCGAGGAGTGCGACTCCGCGCCGTTCGCCAAGGAGGAGCTCTACTTCAAGCTGCGGCCGATCGTCCGCTGGGAGGACAAGGGCTTCGTGTCCAACATGGTGGAGATGACCGTGCACGCGGGCACGCACATCGATTCGCCGCACCACTTCTTCCGCGACAAGCCGTCGGTCGAGCAGCTGCCCCTGGACGCGCTGATGGGCGAGGCGGTGGTGCTCGATCTCACGTTCAAGGGCACGGCGAACGCCCGCATCACGCC
It encodes:
- a CDS encoding cyclase family protein; this encodes MTRIVDLSMTVEECDSAPFAKEELYFKLRPIVRWEDKGFVSNMVEMTVHAGTHIDSPHHFFRDKPSVEQLPLDALMGEAVVLDLTFKGTANARITP